The Schistocerca nitens isolate TAMUIC-IGC-003100 chromosome 7, iqSchNite1.1, whole genome shotgun sequence genome contains a region encoding:
- the LOC126195290 gene encoding astakine-like, whose product MKTAVAAIFAITMVLSVQAGYLSCGKGEVCPEGHCCMISGGRYGLPICTLKGVSGDSCRPYNQPEDLWLSAHPGDEGSLYTGVYRYVCPCLIGLQCADGTCTY is encoded by the exons ATGAAGACCGCAGTAGCAGCCATCTTTGCTATCACCATGGTGCTGAGCGTGCAGGCGGGTTACCTGTCCTGCGGGAAGGGCGAGGTGTGTCCTGAGGGTCATTGTTGCATGATCA GCGGCGGCAGGTACGGTTTGCCCATCTGTACCCTGAAGGGTGTGAGTGGTGACTCCTGCCGTCCGTACAACCAACCGGAGGACTTGTGGCTGTCCGCCCATCCGGGCGACGAGGGTTCTCTGTACACGGGCGTCTACAGGTACGTCTGTCCCTGCCTGATCGGCCTACAGTGCGCCGATGGAACCTGTACCTACTAG